The following are from one region of the Shinella sp. PSBB067 genome:
- a CDS encoding copper chaperone PCu(A)C yields the protein MKRILATAAALALSASALFAQDFTLGSLQIHNPASRATLPGQPVGGGFMTVVNKGEADRLVSIAAPDVSDDVQLHEMAMENDVMKMRQLPDGIEIPAGATVELKPGGLHVMFMKIKHPLAEGDTFKATLNFEKAGKVDVDFTVGAAKPAAMKMDDADGNHGQGG from the coding sequence ATGAAACGCATTCTCGCAACCGCCGCCGCGCTCGCGCTCTCGGCCTCCGCCCTCTTCGCCCAGGATTTCACGCTCGGCAGCCTTCAGATCCACAACCCGGCCTCGCGGGCGACGCTGCCCGGCCAGCCCGTCGGCGGCGGCTTCATGACCGTCGTCAACAAGGGCGAGGCCGACCGCCTCGTCTCCATCGCCGCGCCGGACGTTTCCGACGACGTGCAGCTTCACGAGATGGCCATGGAAAACGACGTGATGAAGATGCGCCAGCTCCCCGACGGCATCGAGATCCCGGCCGGCGCCACCGTCGAGCTCAAGCCCGGCGGCCTGCATGTCATGTTCATGAAGATCAAGCATCCGCTCGCCGAAGGCGACACGTTCAAGGCGACCCTGAACTTCGAGAAGGCCGGCAAGGTCGACGTGGACTTCACCGTGGGCGCCGCCAAGCCCGCGGCAATGAAGATGGACGACGCCGACGGCAATCACGGCCAGGGCGGCTGA